TCTCTACTTTAATCACTCAAGGAATGGTCTGCCATGCAACTTATAAAGACGAAAATGGCAAATGGTTGTTTCCTGAAGAAGCAAAAGAATTGATGGCACAGGGTGTTAAGGTTCAAGTTGGGAAAGTCGAGAAGATGAGCAAATCGAAAAAGAACACAGTTGATCCAAATTTTATCATAGAAAAGTACGGTGCTGATACTGCCCGCTTGTTCGTGTTGTCCGACACTCCTCCAGAAAAAGATATGGAATGGTCCGATGATGGCGTGGAAGGTTGTTCTCGTTATGTAAACAAATTGTGGCGTATGGTCATGCAGCTTAGACCTGTAAATATACACTATGATAATGAGAGTGTTACGGGTGGACTTCTAGAGTACAGAAAAAAAATTCATAAACTCTTACATGGACTTACAGATGACTTGGAAAACTGCAGATTAAACTGTGTAGTGGCAAAATTTCGTGAGATGACGAATTTAATAGCTGAAATAGACGTAAAAGTTGGAAAATCTCTCATTGATGAAGGCATATGTATATTAATCAGAGTAATCGAGCCATTCATGCCACATCTGGCTGAAAGCCTATGGCAAGAAATAGGAGGTCAACCTTGGCCAAAAGCTGATGAATCATTATTAGTTGACGATACGGTAACTATAGCAGTGCAAATCAATGGAAAATTACGTACAACAATAAAGCTGGCAATTAACTTACCTCAAGAAGAATTGAAGAAAATAGCAATAAACTCTGTGTCCAGTAAGATCGATCAAAACAAAGTTCGCACTGTATATGCTGTACCAAATAAGGTAGTAAACATAGTTATATAAAAAATTTGAGTAGTACGTTTTATATAATCTGATTTTATGGCCATACTTTTCTGACATATAGTTATATCTTTTTTAATACAAAGCATATATACTTGTGCATTATATATTTTTTTGTATGAGGAGTTATATGAAAATAAAGAGATTGTGTGCTTTAGCTGTGTTACTTACTTCATCTCTAGCAGGTGCAGCTAGCAATAGTGCAAGTAAGTCAGAAGATCAGTACTATGCAGGTTTAAACTTTGGTGCTGGATGGGGTAGTGGCTTAAAAATAAAACCTAGCGTTGTTTTTGGCTATCATTATGACAAAAGCTCTAAGTTTGAACTTGAGGTTCTCACTGACATAAGTGATATGTTTGGTACAACAAAGACAATGGGGGCTAGCTTATTAGCCAATTATCGTTATTACCCTGACCTTGATATTGATCCCGTTAAGCTATATGTTAGCGGAGGTTTAGGAGGACATCTACAAGTATATCCTTTTCTTATTGCTGGCAATGAAGTACTAGATAAAGTACTGGGTGCTATTTCCTATAAACTAAAGGTTGGTGTTGATTATGAAATTGCTCCACAGATAGTTGGTACAGCTGGTATTGCTGCAGGCGGGCAACTAAGTGGTATAAAAACAAAACAAATACCAGATGCAACTCTGGAGGTAGGAGTACGTTA
The nucleotide sequence above comes from Wolbachia endosymbiont of Oedothorax gibbosus. Encoded proteins:
- a CDS encoding outer membrane beta-barrel protein gives rise to the protein MKIKRLCALAVLLTSSLAGAASNSASKSEDQYYAGLNFGAGWGSGLKIKPSVVFGYHYDKSSKFELEVLTDISDMFGTTKTMGASLLANYRYYPDLDIDPVKLYVSGGLGGHLQVYPFLIAGNEVLDKVLGAISYKLKVGVDYEIAPQIVGTAGIAAGGQLSGIKTKQIPDATLEVGVRYNF